From Candidatus Manganitrophus morganii, the proteins below share one genomic window:
- a CDS encoding type II secretion system F family protein, which yields MALFSYRVAKGDGTIVTQQEEAESESLLRSRLEEQGYLVLSISKTIGLSLPTLSMQRRLPPRDFLVFNQELMALLKAGLPIMKIFDVLVDRGSQPGFVEALKTVQQDIRSGSAMSDAMAKHPGYFSDLYVSSLRAGEKSGNLVEVIGRFMDYQKKILEVKKKVVGALAYPSFLLAIGFGVLGFLLIYVMPSFTEIYEGSQVDLPLFTKVLLGLVHFIQGNLFLLSVAAAGLGALLWSLYQSGWGRAQADRLSLSFPFIKPIVRRHHLIRISRTLSTILKSGIPLVEAIRMVASSMTNRVVRDDVGRAGEAVKTGIGISAALSQIDLFPKISIEMIAVGESTGSLEEMLNEVANFHEEELDLYLSRVTTWVEPVLLLTIGSLVAMILIAMYLPIFHLAGTIR from the coding sequence ATGGCTCTCTTTTCATATCGTGTCGCCAAAGGGGACGGAACAATCGTCACTCAACAGGAAGAGGCCGAAAGTGAATCGCTCCTTCGAAGCCGCCTGGAAGAGCAGGGATATCTGGTCCTCTCCATTTCCAAGACGATCGGCCTCTCCCTCCCGACCCTTTCCATGCAGAGACGGCTTCCTCCGCGCGATTTTCTGGTCTTTAATCAGGAGCTGATGGCCCTCTTGAAGGCCGGTCTTCCGATCATGAAGATCTTCGATGTCCTCGTCGATCGGGGGAGCCAGCCCGGGTTTGTGGAGGCGCTCAAGACGGTACAACAGGATATTCGAAGCGGCAGCGCGATGTCCGACGCCATGGCGAAACATCCCGGCTACTTTTCGGATCTCTATGTCTCCTCCCTCCGGGCGGGGGAGAAGAGCGGGAACCTGGTCGAGGTCATCGGTCGCTTTATGGATTATCAAAAGAAGATCTTGGAGGTGAAGAAAAAGGTCGTCGGGGCGTTGGCCTATCCTTCTTTTCTTTTGGCGATCGGGTTCGGCGTGCTTGGCTTTCTGCTGATCTACGTAATGCCTTCTTTCACCGAAATCTATGAGGGATCACAGGTCGATCTTCCCCTTTTCACAAAGGTCTTGCTTGGACTCGTCCACTTTATTCAGGGGAATCTTTTCTTGCTGTCGGTGGCCGCCGCCGGTCTCGGGGCGCTTCTCTGGAGCCTCTACCAAAGCGGATGGGGACGGGCGCAGGCCGACCGGCTTTCTCTCTCTTTCCCCTTTATCAAGCCGATTGTCCGGCGGCATCACTTGATCCGGATCAGCCGGACCTTATCGACGATCCTGAAGAGCGGCATCCCGCTGGTGGAGGCGATCCGGATGGTGGCGTCGTCGATGACCAATCGGGTGGTCCGTGATGACGTCGGGCGGGCCGGGGAGGCGGTGAAGACGGGAATCGGGATCTCGGCCGCCCTCTCTCAGATCGATCTCTTTCCGAAGATCTCGATCGAGATGATCGCCGTCGGGGAATCGACCGGCTCGCTGGAGGAGATGCTCAACGAGGTGGCCAATTTCCATGAGGAGGAGCTGGATCTCTACCTCTCGCGGGTGACGACCTGGGTCGAGCCGGTCCTTCTTTTGACGATCGGCTCCCTGGTGGCGATGATCTTGATCGCCATGTATCTTCCCATTTTCCATCTTGCAGGAACGATCCGATGA
- the tadA gene encoding Flp pilus assembly complex ATPase component TadA: MKPFTKRIPIGALLVKRGKVTLEVIDQVLEEYSGKGMRLGEALIEKGFITEEDLAQTLAEQYHLPYYPLDHFKIDSAYFKKIPVELMYRYPFVPYGEAEGKILILISDPTKLAAMDELALILKEKITFGVSGRTALLETLKRSEGSGQVLQQIQADFRPVLIKEDEKGEEILSIEKVSKDTSPVIKLLDTLILNALHKRASDIHIEASETQVLMKYRIDGVLYRAMDPLDIKFHPALITRIKVLSELDIAEKRVPQDGRFKMRLEERKVDFRVSILPSVFGEDVVIRILDKEYITAELNELRLDRLGFNEGDLRKFRKAIMEPYGMVLVTGPTGSGKTTTLYAALTEINTREDKIITIEDPVEYQLQDVVQIPVNEKKGLTFARGLRSILRHDPDKILVGEIRDAETAHIAIQSALTGHLVFTTVHANNAFDVIGRFVNMGIEPYNFVSSLNCILAQRLVRGLCVVCKQEATLPEDLLEISGLKPAEHKDRLFALPKGCPECNGTGFKGRAAITEFLNLSDTIREMILSRRPTSEVRRAALAEGMTTLRQAGLEKVFKGETTLKEINRVTFIQ, translated from the coding sequence ATGAAGCCTTTCACAAAAAGAATACCGATCGGCGCCCTCCTGGTCAAAAGGGGAAAGGTGACCCTGGAGGTGATCGATCAGGTCCTCGAAGAGTACAGCGGGAAGGGGATGCGTCTCGGCGAGGCGTTGATCGAGAAGGGGTTCATCACGGAGGAAGATCTCGCCCAGACGCTCGCAGAGCAGTATCACCTTCCGTATTATCCGCTCGATCATTTCAAGATCGATTCCGCTTACTTCAAGAAAATTCCGGTCGAGTTGATGTATCGTTATCCCTTCGTTCCTTACGGAGAAGCGGAAGGGAAGATCCTCATTCTCATCTCCGATCCGACCAAGCTTGCGGCGATGGATGAGCTGGCGCTGATTCTGAAAGAGAAGATTACCTTCGGCGTCAGCGGCCGGACCGCCCTCCTCGAGACGTTGAAGCGGAGCGAGGGATCGGGCCAGGTGCTTCAGCAGATTCAGGCCGATTTCAGACCGGTTCTGATCAAAGAGGATGAGAAGGGGGAGGAGATCCTCTCGATCGAGAAGGTCAGCAAGGATACCAGCCCGGTCATCAAGCTCCTCGATACCCTGATCCTCAACGCCCTTCATAAGCGGGCGAGCGACATCCATATTGAAGCGAGCGAGACGCAGGTGCTGATGAAATACCGGATCGACGGGGTGCTCTACCGCGCGATGGATCCCCTCGATATTAAATTCCATCCGGCGCTGATCACCCGGATCAAAGTCCTCTCCGAGCTCGATATCGCCGAGAAGCGGGTTCCGCAAGACGGCCGCTTCAAGATGCGGCTGGAAGAGCGAAAGGTCGATTTCCGGGTTTCGATTCTTCCGAGCGTCTTCGGCGAAGATGTCGTGATCCGGATTTTGGACAAAGAGTACATTACGGCGGAGCTCAATGAGCTTCGCCTCGACCGGCTCGGTTTTAACGAGGGGGATCTGCGAAAATTCCGAAAAGCGATCATGGAGCCGTATGGCATGGTCCTGGTGACCGGGCCGACCGGAAGCGGCAAGACGACGACCCTCTATGCGGCGCTCACCGAGATCAACACGCGCGAGGACAAGATCATCACCATCGAAGATCCGGTCGAATACCAACTGCAGGACGTGGTCCAGATCCCGGTCAATGAAAAGAAGGGGCTGACCTTCGCCAGGGGGCTCCGCTCCATCTTGCGGCACGATCCCGATAAGATTCTGGTCGGGGAGATCCGGGATGCGGAGACGGCCCACATCGCCATTCAGTCGGCGTTGACGGGGCACCTTGTTTTTACCACCGTCCACGCCAATAATGCGTTTGATGTCATCGGGCGTTTCGTGAACATGGGAATCGAGCCGTATAATTTCGTCTCCTCCCTCAATTGCATTTTGGCGCAGCGGCTGGTTCGGGGTCTCTGTGTGGTCTGTAAACAAGAGGCGACCCTCCCTGAAGATCTCTTGGAGATTTCGGGGCTCAAGCCGGCGGAGCATAAAGATCGGCTCTTTGCCCTTCCGAAGGGGTGCCCGGAGTGCAATGGGACCGGGTTCAAGGGGAGGGCCGCGATCACCGAGTTCCTCAATCTCTCCGATACGATCCGTGAGATGATCCTGTCGCGCCGCCCGACCTCCGAAGTCCGCCGCGCGGCGCTAGCAGAGGGGATGACGACGCTGCGCCAAGCGGGGCTGGAGAAAGTATTCAAAGGGGAGACGACCCTCAAGGAGATCAATCGGGTCACGTTTATTCAATAA
- a CDS encoding PilN domain-containing protein, with amino-acid sequence MDRFDINLSSGDYLKRRVILLTLYLAMVVMVVLIGIDLMKLNEMKESKVAFDARIGRVMNEQRELQEEIGKMGRRVSDDAVKAMQNEIQLINQLLRQKSFSWTAFLSDLEERVPVKLSVARIQPDFNTGQVILGGSAPSLKEVTELIGRLQEPPFEEAFLMQQEESEREGKKEVNFSIRFKYNARGGGI; translated from the coding sequence TTGGATCGGTTTGATATCAATCTCTCGTCGGGAGACTACCTCAAGCGAAGGGTCATTCTGCTCACCCTTTATCTCGCGATGGTCGTGATGGTCGTGTTGATCGGAATCGATCTGATGAAGCTCAATGAGATGAAAGAGAGTAAGGTCGCCTTTGATGCGCGGATCGGCCGCGTGATGAATGAACAGCGGGAGCTCCAGGAAGAAATCGGAAAGATGGGGCGGAGGGTTTCAGACGACGCGGTCAAAGCGATGCAGAATGAGATCCAACTGATCAACCAGCTCCTCCGCCAAAAGAGTTTCTCCTGGACCGCCTTTCTATCCGATCTGGAAGAGCGTGTTCCCGTCAAACTCTCCGTCGCCCGGATTCAGCCCGACTTCAACACCGGCCAGGTGATCCTGGGAGGGTCCGCCCCTTCTTTAAAAGAGGTCACCGAATTGATCGGTCGTCTCCAGGAACCTCCTTTCGAGGAGGCCTTTTTAATGCAGCAGGAGGAGTCGGAGAGGGAGGGGAAAAAGGAGGTGAATTTCTCCATCCGATTTAAGTACAATGCGAGGGGAGGAGGGATATGA
- the pilO gene encoding type 4a pilus biogenesis protein PilO, giving the protein MILSVKGFLARFGRPLFLFLLLAGLLLFVHAGRVVPLQKEIIARETKWQSERPKIGQLTTLKTAQQELILFHQRLPEETALSEVVSFVSDSAAAHRLSIPAISYQPENVSAPGLMKVLISFSVKGNYRDIRNLIYRLEQSGYFLVLENLVLASSSREGEAIQLQLRIAAYFREGKGS; this is encoded by the coding sequence ATGATCCTCTCCGTAAAGGGGTTCCTCGCCCGGTTTGGCCGGCCGCTTTTTTTGTTCCTCCTCTTGGCGGGGCTCCTTCTCTTTGTGCACGCCGGAAGGGTCGTTCCGCTTCAGAAAGAGATCATTGCCAGGGAAACCAAATGGCAATCGGAGCGGCCGAAAATCGGTCAACTCACCACGCTCAAAACGGCGCAGCAAGAGTTGATTCTCTTCCACCAGCGCCTTCCCGAGGAGACGGCGCTTTCGGAAGTGGTCTCGTTTGTTTCCGATTCGGCCGCGGCCCATCGCCTCTCGATTCCGGCGATTTCGTATCAGCCGGAAAACGTCAGCGCGCCGGGGCTGATGAAGGTGCTGATTTCATTCAGCGTCAAAGGGAACTATCGGGATATTCGGAATTTGATTTATCGTTTGGAGCAGTCGGGCTATTTCCTCGTTCTGGAGAATCTGGTGCTTGCCTCCTCCAGCAGAGAAGGGGAAGCGATCCAGCTTCAACTTCGGATCGCAGCCTATTTCCGAGAAGGAAAGGGTTCGTAG
- a CDS encoding c-type cytochrome yields MNPIRIFLILGSIILLFSGLIHMMTSLFVTTDTDPMVSAFDMSRPRAPSDARKLKNPIPLSGDAISNGKALYEGKGNCFVCHGMNGHGDGEAGVMLSPPPRNFTDVQFQRLRADGELFWTIRYGIPDTAMFAFVPRHLTEEEVWMIVHYLRTMWKEEEPM; encoded by the coding sequence ATGAACCCAATTCGCATCTTTTTGATCCTGGGATCGATCATCCTTCTCTTCTCGGGTTTGATTCATATGATGACCAGCCTCTTTGTGACGACCGACACCGATCCGATGGTGTCGGCCTTTGATATGAGCCGCCCGCGCGCTCCCTCCGATGCGAGAAAGCTTAAGAACCCGATTCCACTTTCCGGGGATGCGATCTCGAACGGCAAGGCTCTGTATGAGGGAAAGGGGAACTGCTTCGTCTGCCACGGAATGAATGGGCATGGCGACGGAGAAGCCGGGGTGATGCTCAGTCCTCCCCCGCGCAATTTCACCGATGTCCAATTCCAGAGGCTGCGGGCCGATGGGGAGCTCTTCTGGACCATTCGATATGGCATTCCGGATACGGCCATGTTCGCTTTTGTTCCCCGGCACCTGACCGAGGAAGAGGTGTGGATGATCGTCCACTATCTTCGGACGATGTGGAAAGAGGAAGAGCCGATGTAG
- a CDS encoding Slp family lipoprotein, giving the protein MKKKLYSKMPAVLLLFLSSLIFSSCGQKVIPEDLERKVEKEISFQEVKKNPESYKGKRILVGGEIIEIRNLQNKTEIEILQKPLGRDRAPITVDESGGRFVLIHPSFLDPSVFRSGRRLTAVGLVEGGRSEQVGEAEMVQPVLQSEHIHLWPPGEGGRSEPSIGIGLGFGFSF; this is encoded by the coding sequence ATGAAAAAAAAATTATATTCCAAAATGCCGGCGGTACTCCTCCTTTTCCTTTCTTCTTTGATATTTTCCTCCTGTGGTCAGAAGGTGATCCCCGAGGATCTGGAACGCAAAGTGGAGAAAGAGATTTCATTTCAGGAAGTGAAAAAAAATCCTGAGTCGTACAAGGGGAAGAGAATCCTGGTCGGCGGGGAGATTATCGAGATCCGCAATCTGCAAAATAAAACCGAGATTGAAATTCTCCAGAAACCGCTCGGACGAGATCGCGCTCCGATCACCGTGGATGAATCGGGTGGACGGTTTGTCCTCATTCATCCCTCTTTTTTGGATCCTTCGGTCTTCCGCAGCGGACGGAGATTGACGGCGGTCGGATTAGTGGAGGGAGGGCGTTCGGAGCAGGTCGGAGAGGCGGAGATGGTCCAGCCGGTCCTGCAGAGCGAGCATATCCATCTTTGGCCGCCGGGAGAGGGAGGCCGATCGGAGCCTTCGATCGGAATCGGGCTCGGTTTCGGGTTCAGCTTTTAG
- a CDS encoding FIST C-terminal domain-containing protein, which produces MKWASALSEGKSTPEVIAELTEAIRTQMGDEPIDIAFLFVSPALLSDKIPAAVMESIGCRTLVGCSGGGIIGGGREIEHLPAAALMAARLPEVEITLFHLDSSDLPDLDASPKKWQDSFQVDAEQKSQFVLFADPLTFEAEKGLMGLDFAYPRAVKVGGLVSGGNNPGENALFLNQKIYRSGMVGVALSGNIEVDTIVAQGCRPIGAPFPITKCNRNLLTELDHKPPLEVLQEVYKQLTEEDQKLMQHSLFLGLAMTPFKETLKRGDFLIRNLIGMDSKTGSLAVGAFLREGQLVQFHLRDAETSTEDLKWYLTEYQIEGKARSAKGALLFSCMGRGEHLYGEPNHDSELFHTRFGPLPLGGFFCNGEIGAVGGTTFLHGYTSCFGIFKPASTPSSNG; this is translated from the coding sequence ATGAAATGGGCATCCGCACTCAGCGAAGGGAAGTCCACCCCGGAAGTGATCGCAGAATTGACGGAAGCAATCCGGACCCAGATGGGAGACGAACCGATCGACATCGCCTTTCTCTTTGTCTCCCCGGCGCTTCTCAGTGACAAGATACCGGCCGCCGTGATGGAATCAATCGGCTGCAGAACCCTGGTCGGCTGCTCCGGCGGGGGGATCATCGGAGGGGGACGGGAAATCGAACACTTGCCGGCGGCGGCGCTGATGGCGGCCCGGCTCCCGGAGGTGGAGATCACCCTGTTCCATTTGGATTCGTCGGATCTTCCCGATCTCGATGCAAGCCCCAAAAAATGGCAGGACTCTTTTCAGGTCGATGCAGAGCAGAAGTCTCAGTTCGTCCTCTTCGCCGATCCGCTCACGTTCGAAGCCGAGAAGGGGCTGATGGGGCTCGACTTCGCCTATCCGAGGGCGGTCAAGGTCGGCGGTCTTGTCAGCGGCGGGAACAACCCCGGCGAAAACGCCCTTTTTCTCAACCAAAAGATCTATCGCTCCGGGATGGTCGGCGTAGCGTTGAGCGGAAACATCGAGGTCGATACAATCGTAGCGCAGGGTTGCCGGCCGATCGGCGCCCCCTTTCCGATTACAAAATGCAACCGGAACCTCCTCACCGAGCTCGACCACAAACCCCCTCTGGAGGTGCTTCAAGAAGTCTACAAGCAATTAACGGAGGAAGATCAAAAGTTGATGCAGCACTCTCTTTTCCTCGGGCTGGCGATGACCCCTTTCAAAGAGACCCTGAAGAGAGGTGATTTCCTGATTCGAAACCTCATCGGCATGGATTCAAAAACGGGGAGCCTTGCGGTGGGGGCTTTCCTTCGCGAAGGCCAGCTGGTTCAGTTCCATCTGCGGGACGCCGAAACCTCGACGGAAGATCTGAAGTGGTACCTGACGGAGTACCAGATAGAAGGAAAAGCCCGATCCGCAAAAGGGGCCCTTCTCTTCTCCTGCATGGGGCGCGGCGAGCATCTTTACGGCGAGCCGAACCACGACAGCGAGCTCTTTCACACCCGGTTCGGCCCGCTCCCCCTGGGGGGATTCTTCTGCAACGGAGAAATCGGCGCCGTCGGCGGGACGACATTCCTGCACGGGTATACAAGCTGTTTCGGTATCTTCAAACCCGCTTCGACCCCTTCTTCCAACGGCTAA
- a CDS encoding urate hydroxylase PuuD, whose protein sequence is MVSSETVLPLLLRWIHFVAGITWIGLLYYFNLVQVPFMKETDAATKSGVVLRLVPRALWWFRWSALVTVLAGILLLMVGRIVNTSIMIGGTLGLIMLFNVWVLIWPNQKKVIQMTGDATATKTPPPPQMAKHARIAYLASRTNFYLSFPMLLFMGMSAHFPQF, encoded by the coding sequence ATGGTCAGTTCGGAAACCGTTCTACCATTATTACTTCGCTGGATTCACTTCGTCGCCGGGATCACCTGGATCGGCCTGCTCTACTACTTTAACCTCGTTCAGGTCCCCTTCATGAAAGAGACCGATGCGGCGACGAAAAGCGGGGTGGTGCTGCGGCTGGTGCCGCGCGCCCTCTGGTGGTTTCGCTGGTCGGCGCTGGTGACCGTCTTGGCGGGGATTTTATTATTAATGGTCGGGCGAATCGTCAACACGTCGATTATGATCGGCGGCACCCTCGGTCTGATTATGCTCTTTAATGTCTGGGTCCTCATCTGGCCGAACCAGAAAAAGGTCATCCAGATGACCGGAGACGCCACCGCCACCAAGACGCCCCCGCCCCCTCAGATGGCCAAACACGCCAGGATCGCCTACCTCGCCTCAAGAACAAACTTCTATCTCTCCTTTCCGATGCTCCTCTTCATGGGAATGTCGGCGCATTTTCCACAGTTTTAA
- a CDS encoding urate hydroxylase PuuD, translating to MTIELIFRWGHFLAGIMWIGLLYYFNFIQGAFMKAASPEGKADVSKHLVPRALWWFRWAAAFTWIFGALILMVRGILFEAFLLQGAAAVIGMGAWLGTIMLFNVWVIIWPNQQKVLGIVQATAEEKTKAARIAFLASRTNTMLSIPMLFFMASSSHAPAGLF from the coding sequence ATGACCATTGAGCTCATTTTTAGATGGGGGCACTTTCTGGCCGGGATTATGTGGATCGGCCTCCTCTACTACTTCAACTTCATCCAAGGCGCGTTCATGAAAGCGGCCAGTCCCGAGGGAAAGGCCGATGTTTCCAAGCACCTGGTTCCGCGCGCCCTCTGGTGGTTCCGCTGGGCGGCCGCCTTTACCTGGATCTTCGGCGCATTGATCCTGATGGTCCGGGGCATTCTCTTCGAAGCGTTCCTCCTCCAAGGAGCGGCCGCCGTCATTGGAATGGGCGCCTGGCTCGGCACGATCATGCTCTTTAACGTCTGGGTGATCATCTGGCCGAACCAGCAGAAGGTGCTCGGCATCGTTCAGGCGACGGCGGAAGAGAAGACCAAAGCGGCCCGGATCGCCTTCCTCGCGTCGCGCACCAACACAATGCTGTCGATCCCAATGCTCTTCTTCATGGCGAGTTCCAGCCACGCACCGGCCGGTCTCTTCTAA
- a CDS encoding lysophospholipase, with the protein MARLTLSNHDHLDYTLTLPPSRPAEILFVYIHGFASHQGGEKAIYFRDRAVERGMAYLTFDLRGHGDSSGTIRELTLTRGLEDLSAILAGPAAPFRKIVLIGSSMGGQLAVWTAAWNPNRIAAAVLIAPSFSFYQNRLRDLGEGGLRRLNQEGEMRIKNEWIDVTVGREMIEDAKGYDIEKILPTYLTPTLILHGTADATVPPEGSFDFLRRAAARPLDLVLIGGGDHRLSQQKDYLFDMITAFLHRIGLVS; encoded by the coding sequence ATGGCGCGACTGACACTTTCAAATCATGATCACCTCGATTACACGCTGACCCTCCCCCCCTCCCGGCCGGCCGAGATTCTCTTCGTCTACATCCACGGGTTCGCCTCGCACCAAGGGGGAGAGAAGGCGATTTATTTCCGGGATCGCGCGGTCGAGCGGGGGATGGCCTACTTGACTTTCGATCTGCGGGGACACGGCGACTCGAGCGGAACGATCCGGGAGTTGACCCTCACCCGCGGGCTGGAGGACCTCTCCGCCATCCTCGCCGGCCCCGCCGCTCCCTTCCGGAAAATCGTTCTGATCGGCTCCTCGATGGGAGGGCAACTCGCGGTCTGGACCGCGGCCTGGAACCCGAACCGGATCGCCGCCGCCGTCCTGATCGCCCCCTCTTTCTCTTTCTACCAGAACCGGCTGCGCGATCTGGGAGAGGGGGGACTCCGGCGCCTGAACCAAGAGGGGGAGATGCGGATCAAAAACGAGTGGATCGATGTAACGGTCGGACGCGAGATGATCGAAGACGCGAAGGGGTACGACATTGAGAAAATTCTTCCCACCTATCTGACCCCGACGCTGATTCTTCATGGGACGGCCGATGCGACCGTTCCCCCGGAAGGAAGCTTCGACTTTCTCCGCCGCGCCGCGGCCCGCCCGCTCGATCTGGTCCTCATCGGCGGGGGGGATCATCGCCTCAGCCAACAAAAAGATTACCTCTTCGACATGATCACGGCGTTTCTTCATCGCATCGGTCTCGTGTCTTAG
- a CDS encoding efflux RND transporter periplasmic adaptor subunit has product MLITAMGVVIGLRAFSGAAKSVEVATVSSLDPSQSVPFLNASGYVVAQRRAAVASKGTGRLVELRVREGDLVKKGELIGRLESDDMEAALARARANLNVARSAYDQAKAALDNATSDYERKKSLLEEGLVPRADFDAAEAQYRGSKAALASAAAGVKAAEAAVRSAEVEVENTVIRAPFDGTVLTKNAEVGEVVAPFGTSTQVKAAVVTMADMSSLQVEADVSESNIEKVRVGQAAEIALDAYPETKYEGVVQTIVPTADRAKATVLTKIRFLNLDDRVLPEMSAKVAFLSEPKADQGGAPIVTVNPSAIVTREDQKVAFRIKEDQVEMVPVETGGSVGSQVEVKQGLKPGDRVVLNPPENLAAGDRVQIQ; this is encoded by the coding sequence TTGCTGATCACGGCGATGGGGGTTGTGATCGGGCTTCGCGCCTTCAGCGGCGCGGCGAAATCGGTTGAAGTGGCGACCGTCTCCTCCCTCGATCCGTCTCAGTCGGTTCCGTTCCTCAACGCCAGTGGTTACGTGGTCGCCCAGCGGCGCGCCGCGGTCGCCTCCAAGGGGACCGGCCGGCTGGTCGAATTGCGGGTGCGCGAAGGGGACTTGGTCAAAAAAGGAGAACTCATCGGCCGGCTGGAGAGCGACGACATGGAAGCGGCCTTGGCCCGCGCCAGGGCGAATCTCAACGTCGCCCGCTCGGCGTATGATCAGGCGAAAGCGGCGCTCGACAACGCGACCTCCGATTACGAACGGAAGAAAAGTCTGCTGGAGGAGGGGCTTGTTCCTCGGGCCGATTTCGACGCAGCGGAGGCGCAATACCGCGGGTCGAAGGCGGCGCTCGCCTCGGCCGCGGCGGGGGTGAAAGCGGCCGAGGCAGCGGTCCGTTCCGCCGAAGTCGAGGTGGAGAATACCGTCATCCGAGCGCCGTTCGACGGGACGGTCCTGACGAAGAACGCCGAGGTCGGGGAAGTCGTCGCCCCCTTCGGCACATCGACGCAGGTGAAGGCGGCGGTGGTGACGATGGCCGACATGTCGTCGCTTCAGGTGGAGGCCGACGTCTCCGAATCGAATATCGAAAAGGTCCGGGTCGGCCAAGCGGCCGAAATCGCCCTCGACGCCTATCCGGAAACGAAATACGAGGGGGTCGTTCAGACAATCGTCCCGACCGCCGACCGGGCCAAGGCGACGGTTTTGACCAAGATTCGTTTTCTCAACCTCGACGACCGGGTCCTTCCCGAGATGAGCGCCAAGGTCGCCTTCCTCTCCGAGCCTAAGGCCGATCAAGGAGGCGCGCCGATTGTCACGGTGAACCCCAGTGCGATCGTCACCCGGGAAGATCAAAAAGTGGCCTTTCGCATCAAGGAAGACCAGGTAGAGATGGTTCCGGTGGAGACAGGCGGCTCGGTCGGAAGCCAGGTCGAGGTCAAACAAGGGCTGAAGCCGGGCGACCGGGTGGTGCTCAATCCTCCTGAGAATCTGGCGGCTGGAGATCGGGTTCAGATTCAATAA
- a CDS encoding ABC transporter ATP-binding protein → MADPLIELIDVFKSYRRDTLEIPVLQNISMTVPEGEFLALMGPSGSGKTTLLNLIAGIDRPTRGLLRVAGTELGRLTESELARWRSRTIGFIFQFYNLLPVLTALENVELPLLLTPLAKQERREHAAVALELVGLADRIHHYPKQLSGGQEQRVAIARAIVTDPPLLVADEPTGDLDRISAEEIMNLLGRLNAEYGKTIVMVTHDPRAAERAKAVRNLDKGSFA, encoded by the coding sequence TTGGCAGACCCTCTCATCGAACTAATCGACGTTTTCAAGTCGTATCGCCGGGACACGCTGGAGATTCCGGTACTCCAAAACATCTCGATGACGGTGCCGGAGGGAGAGTTCCTTGCGCTGATGGGGCCGTCGGGCTCCGGAAAAACGACCCTGCTGAATCTGATCGCCGGAATCGATCGGCCGACGCGCGGCCTCCTTCGTGTGGCCGGGACCGAGCTCGGCCGGTTGACCGAATCGGAATTGGCCCGGTGGCGGTCGCGGACGATCGGTTTTATCTTCCAGTTCTACAACCTCCTGCCGGTCCTCACGGCGCTGGAAAACGTCGAGCTCCCTCTTCTTCTGACCCCGCTTGCGAAGCAGGAGCGGCGGGAGCATGCCGCCGTGGCGCTGGAGCTGGTCGGCCTGGCCGACCGGATTCATCACTATCCCAAGCAGCTCTCCGGCGGTCAGGAGCAGCGGGTAGCGATTGCTCGGGCGATCGTGACCGATCCGCCGTTGTTGGTCGCCGACGAGCCGACGGGCGATCTCGATCGGATCTCCGCCGAAGAGATCATGAACCTTCTCGGCCGGCTGAATGCGGAATACGGAAAGACGATCGTCATGGTGACCCATGATCCCCGCGCGGCCGAACGTGCGAAGGCGGTGCGAAATTTAGACAAGGGGTCCTTCGCCTGA